The sequence cactacatatatatatatatatatatatatttcctatgTATCCAATATTACACCATTACCACTATATGCATGTTTGATTATGCTTGTAGATATTGAGATATTTTACCATTCCTTTTGCCTGCCTGCCTGCCTGCACTAATAGCTTGTGAAATACTTGTAGACAGAGAATTATTAATGGCAAATATATAATTCAGTTTCCCAAATCAGCCCTTGGGAGGCTTTCCTTATCCTGGATAAATATGTCTAGTTTTATTAGGAACATCAAATATAGGCCAAACACAACTAAGTGTACTCTGATCTTTCCTAATCACGCATCAGTATATTACTGATAGGTGGTGGACTACACGCAAGGCCATTAAATCTATCTGATTAGTACAATATTACTCATAAAAACAATGACATATATATCTTGAAATTCTTTCTCATcaatgaaaggaaaaatatggTTCAAAAGATACCTGCGGATCAGTAAAATAAATCTTTTTCATATACGTTTGTCTGAACAAACTTTCTTATGAGagaaagttaatatatatatatatatatgtcatgttCAAGGACTTTTATAAATGAGTTTTACGATGCATagatatttatacatatgtttttGAGTTTAGGATTGTGGAGAGCATAATGGGGTTGCGAGAAGATGAGGACACAGTAACCAGGTTCTTGGATAAATGAGTGTCATTTTCTATTCaccaccaacaaaaaaaaaaaaaaaaaaaaaaaaagggaaaatcttCACTTGTCTACATCATcggataaaaaaacaaaaaggcgcATTTATGcacttaaaaagaataaaaaataaaagcttataaGGTCTGAGTTCTTTTCCCAACATAACCTAATTAGTTAATAATTTCTGAACAGATCTTTTGTGATTGTCACTGTACGAGAATAGGTATTCcaattgtgtgtgtatatatatacatatatatatgcaccatTTATTTTtgtcgtatatatatatatatattttgtttttcgtAATTATATGAGGGTATTTCCTACTAATACGTGTGTAtcaaattccaaatttatttagcTTTAAAACAAGTTCGCTTTCCTCaccatcaaattattattttaattttttattttagtagtATCTCTCTCTGTTATTGTTGGAACTTTGAGCATACCAAGCCCAGCGAGACGGGAATGGTGAAAATGGCCAGGCGATACCTaagattaatataaatatataaaacaattgcaTGCGAACCTTCCAAAAGTCAGGATGGCCGAGTGGTCTAAGGCGCCAGACTCAAGTTCTGGTCCTCGTGAGAGGGCGTGGGTTCAAATCCCACTTCTGACATTTTTGTATGGTTGTCTTTGTTTTCTGTTAAAAGTTTTCCATTTCTAGACTTGTAATTTCGCTTTTCTAGTTAAGTTTGGCATTGTTTGGGCTCTTATGTTTTGCCGTTGTTAAGTTCCCTTTTATTTCTAAACTTTCAACCAGTAATTAAAAAGCTGGTTTTGGGAAATATGCAGTCAGATGGCTTCTTGTTCCTAAGTTCAACTTCATGGGTAAAATCAGCAAAATCAACTACAGTATAGGTTCCAAAAGAAGCACCCAAGGGAAGGGTTGGTGTTTTTTCTAACAGGGGCTTTGGAACTCAACCATTACAGAAAAAACAACGAAAACAGGAGAAGAGACAATGTAGTAAGAAACGTTTACAAATTGAAAATCATGTATACCATTGTCTACTCTTGAAAAGGTACAAAAATATTGTATACTAGATACAAAATCTCGTACTCTTACAATCATCTCCCCATGCTCTTGTGGATTAATCCGTCTTTTTCTAATATGGGATTTCAAACTTTGCCCCTCCATAAAACAATGGAGGTGAAGAGGTGGTAAGAACAAATTACAAAGGGGGCACATCTAACGAGAAGAATTTTGTTCTGCTGGCTTGGCAATAATGACTTCTATACATTTTCTTTTAGCATTAATTTTCATTTCCCTTGGTCACATCCTCTATGTCATCAAGCAGATGTACAAAGTGCCAAATGATTTTCTTGAAAGATAGATAGGATCTTCTTGTAGTTCATTCTTTGTCCATTGATATTTTTCTTATGTTAGTGGAGCTACATCACATTCGGCAGGCAATGGAGGATCAAATTAAAGACGATGTGCAAGCAGTGAGCCTCTGGGAAGTGAGAAGATTCACAACCCTTTGAAGGAGTGCAACCCACAACTTTGGAATGACTTGTTTGGACAATGGCATAGCTAATGGCTGAGCTATATGTAAGTACAAACCTTAGTTATTTCATTAGATCTAGAAAGACAAAGCCGTTCCAAAGGCTGTGCAATAGCATGGATGGTAACAGATTCCTTGACCGAGCAAATACAGCACCCATCACAATGCCAAGAAAAATAAGGGGTAGCATCCTCTGTACATTGAAATGTGCTAAAGCAAATACAATAGAACTCACCAATATTGCACACCATACGGGCATGTATTTGGTCAAAGAAGGGAGAAGGAACCCCCTGAAGACTACCTCTTCCCAAACAGGAGCACAAATCGACACCACTGCTGCATACAGAGCCATTGCCACTGGATCACGTGCCAATATTGACTGCTCAACACTTGATATGGTGACAGGAGTGGAAGGCAAAAGAGGCAATAAGTTAAGGTTGAACTGTGAGAGACGGTTGACTAGGGGAAACATTAGGCACCCTAGAATAACATCAAATTGCCAGTTCCCTTTCAAACTAAATCTGAACCAGTCTGAGGGAAGAGGACGAAACCGAGACAAGCAGCGGTGTAGGATCATAATTCCAGCAACACCTTCAGTGACATCAGTCACCAGGCTCAATAACGCTTGTCCTCTAAATGTTAGAGATTCCCAGCTGAAACCTGCTATATGAGCAGCAAATGGAACCATCCAAGATCCTATAAACCAGAATGCAGCAACCCAGAGAAGCATAACCTGCACCATCAGTCATTAGTATATTGCCAAACCTTCATTGTCATCATAAAATATCCAACTAGTATAATTTTCTAGTAAGACTGACGGAAAAATAATTTGGGACAACGATTAAATATGagttttacaataaaaatataagaaaatataagaGCTTGACATGTAAGTTCAGATTGGTACAATTTTAGGATCTATTCTATTCTCAAGGTATATGTATTTAAACAAGGATTCAGGTTATAAGTGGTATTTGACATCCAAGTGAATGCTTTCTCTTTTCAATCTTTCTTTAACGTACAATTTGGAATTGACAATCTCTTTTGGCTTCGCAATCCCAGAATCATTGCCTTGCTTTACAATTCATTCAAAACCATAACCAGGTAAATTGTGTATGGTTGATACATGACACATATAAAGCAAAAGGAGAATAGATGTGAAATTGCCAACTGCCTTGCACACACAGGTCATTGCAAGATTTGAAACCATATATCAAGAGTcattagaaaagaaaagttcACAAATACTACAAACCCTGCTTTTTATAAAGCATCTTCCTATATTGAACTTTGACATCCAGTCAagtacttaatatatatatatagtcccaTTCTCCTGGGCAACACACGTCCGGCAGCAAGTTGCAGGACATGGTGTTGCCCACGATATCCTAGGCTCCATCGTCTAATagaatatttcatatatatatatagatatatagatatataacctTAGTAACTCTACTGAACTGAAGTTGAATGCACCATTTATGTGGAACATACAAACCTGCATTATGGTCTCAGCAGTCCATGGTACAGTCCACCTACTACCAATGGCCCTAGACACTGCATCAGCAACCTGAAATTCGAAACAGCCAGTAGTTGAACAACTTGCAACATAATGAAAATCCTTTTATACATTTAAATTAAACTTCAAGAAGTAAAgatatgaaaaaggaaaaataatgtcGGAGCTTGCAATCCATAACATCTTGGACTCTAGATTTACAAGGTAAGATCTAATTCTCCTTTCTCTTTTAAATAAGTTTGTTGGTAACCTTATCATTTACCTAGCAAagaaaaccacaaaaaaaattctcattATAACCCACCTTCATAGTTCAACATCCTGAACTAAAACTACATATCACAAGACAACCCATAAGCTGAATCAAAATTCAGATAATGAAagaactataaaattaataacattatgaattttaaaaaccaccTTCCTCAGATGAAAAGTGTctaaattattcaataaaatttcaTACAGGATGATATTTATCAGTCAAAATAATTCAAGCCGACAGTACTGGTCACTGTAGACGTCCTTCACACTGATAACTTTAAACTCATCATATAAACCCCAGCTATTGAAAGTATTACCTCTCGAAGAATCGATTTCAAATCTTTTTTAACCGTGTTTGAACTTTTGCATTCGGATTCCACTTCGTCGGGCACAAAATGTTCAACGTATTCAGATTTTTGGGTTCTTGAAGAAAAATCCTCATTCCTAAAGCATGAAATTTTATTCCATTCCTGCAAAGTAAACCCAAGAAACATACATACATGAATAACAGAACAGTACAATATCAGAAACATAACCGAAAGTCCTAAGAGAACTACAATTCCATATACAgaatgttttgttctttttgtttctaTCTATCTAATGGAACTTGAATCACTAATTATACTTTATATGTTTTAGTAGGTGAGCAAATACAggaaatttacaaataaaaacgACAACCCAAGTCCTATGATTTCTATATCAAACACTGCTAATATAATAACACTCCTTTTGAAAAGCTCCAAACAGAAGTGTCAACAAACAAAGTCCTCAAAATTTCTcctttatgtttcttttttttttttttttttttttcctccctgtattctctcagcaaccaaacagaaATTGGACTTTAATTGATCGAAAAAAGAGAAAGCACTAACTAAATagaaacacaaaacaaaagctaaaattttttcttcaattaaaaaaaaaaaaaattagcttggTATTATTAGCGTAACCTTGTTTGAAGTCCTGGAATGGGATTCGAAGATCCGAAAACTCCGGGTAACTGGGTATAGAGGTCCATGTCGGCTAGAAACCCTAGTTTTATGAAAACGAGGAGGAAGGAGGGAGTGAGAGCAAGTGGAGCTCAACATGCTGCTGCTGCGGCTGGGGACGAATTCGGGTGGGCCAGAGTCCGATTGTGGAAAGCTCCGAATATTATTAGCATctgattaaacaaaaaaaaaaaaaaagaaaaaatttacattgAAGTGAGAGTGTGTGTTTTGGTGGTTAAGTCTGAGAGCTTTTGCAAGAGTTTGGAAAAGGAACTACACCAAGGAATTTTCCTGGGAAAATATCTGGATTTTCCGGTTGGGGAAAATGTTTTTGATGTGGATTATATTTTCTGGCTGAGAAATATTTGGGAGGGTGTTTGGACACCTGGATACGGTTTTCAGTCAttggtctttttttcttttatttttttgggactataaattaatttttttattcattgttAATTACTATTTCGTTTTCCATAAGGAAAATGCTGTTCCTAAATAAGTTTCCTAATCTGACCAGAATTTTTGCAGATTAATCGGATAGATGAAGAATAAATAATCACATTTTTgcattatattcttattatatatttgccGGAAAACAGGTTTGTCTCATTACTTTTAGGGGAGAGAAAAAGAATCTTCATTGTAGGAGGCATATTATTACCTTCTTACTCTTCACCTTCtcggattttatttatttatttattttttcttacttGCTCTGGTAATATAGATTCCTTATTAAATTTGTAGTTCAAAATTGATAACATATTTTATGAAACAAAATCATTGAGAAGATTCTCTTTTGAGCCGATTTAAAAATGGTTAAAAGCGATTCTTACTAGATAAAagaacacctttttttttttttttttttttttttggggaaaaaatctTGAAATCACTTTTAACTAGAAACGAAATCAATCCATTTAGtaattttggaataaataaatgtaattcCTTACAGATCACTTTCTGAGAAATCGATCCCAAACTAACACCAAATCCAATAGCACAGACCAGTTTCTTGGAGATAAAATAGTTATGGATAAGGCTGTATTCCATATCAAAGAACTTCTATCACCACTTCTTTCAACAAGCATTGCGTAAAACAAATGTTTTATTTACTATGAACAGACCAAATTTTGAGCTTATATAGCAACCAAAATTATAACCTTTCAGAGAACAAACAAAAATGAACTGGGTATCAGTTCAAGAATCCTTTTCAATCCATAGCCTGAACATGCTTCTCAAGAAGTAGTAGAACTCGCAGTACCCAAATAGGAGCAGCATGATCTTGGTATTCAACTCTTCCCCTACGCTATATACAAGTTGATTAAGATTTGATACTCGTAAATCTTGTACCATTCAAGTTTCACTGCAGCGGTAcaaatttttcacaaaaatttAAGTCACCAGAGAGGGCCTTGCACTACACATAGTAGTTCATTCCAACCTTAATCAAACAAATACGAGGAATGTTCAATGTGACAGAAGGGGACCGGCAGTTTTTCCGAAGGAAAGAGTAGGCCATATTGATTGCAAACTTCTTTAAAAATGGGGAGTTAAGTTTCGCCTTTATGTGTGAGTGGCCTATAACATATGTTATCCCAGCGCGCTTAGCTTCCACTAGCTCCAAAAGCTCATTCTTGACTTGTGAATCGCTGTACTTTGTATCTGGCAACTCAAACTTACAATGCCGTCTATGGTTCAGTCTAGGTGATTCTTGCTCATACATGGCCTGCAAATTCCGCAGTGCGGCTGATTTGCAGTTACCCACAGTGGTTGATGGATTTGAGCCGCTGCTTTCTCCAGGACCAGAAGTCTCTGACATTGCCAATCTTGTACCAAACTTTTCAGATGACTTCACAACTGCCATCCGACCATCCCCAGCGCCATCACCTGTCCTAGAACCTTCTGCTTCCATTTGAATGAACTCTGCTAGGCTCATCACTAgatcattttcaaaatcatctccgtGTCTGGATGTATCTTTGTAACCGTTGCGAATAATGCAGCGGTATAGCCGGTAAGATTTGGGACCAATCCGACCAATGAGATACCTTTCTTTATGGGGTACATGCGGAACAGGGACAGTTTTAATACAGACAAATACAACCACTTGGTAAAAAGCAGGTAAGTTAGTTAAGAAATGAGTAAATGTGGCAGGGACCCCACTAGACAACTCTGTATAGATGAGGCCGATCCCAGGAACCCTAATTATCCCAAGACTAGAACCCAGTGTAAGGATCCACCTCATAGAAACCTTGTTATGCAGgtcatacaaatattttttccttGCACCATAATGCCACACATACATAATGACGAAGTAGACTCCTGAGATGACAAGAGGAATCCATCCACCTTTTGCGATTCTCATAAAAAAAGATGCAAGAGAGATTATCTCAACTGATCCAAATAGTATGATGAATAAAAGAGCAACAATGAGACTCTTCTGCCACACAAGGTTGATGACTAGTGACGCCAACAATGTACTTGTGATTGTAACAGTCATATATGCGACCCCTGATATTAAAATAGCAAGATTAGCTTTGAATtagaaatcaataaaaaataaaaaagaaaaaaagaaaaaagaaaacaaaaattatgacCTAACAATTGTGTTTTATCATATCTCGCAATACATACTTtgaaataaataactaaaaaataaccCATTTTGATGGTTGAATCCAGTCGTTCAACCGATTACGTAGTTTTGACAACTCTATATATGTTTTGCTcactatatatattgaaataaacTAGGCCAGTCAACAAAATAATCATGGACAAATCTATGCAACACGTGTAGAATTTAGGTATTGATAAGCGGGAAGATCAACCATCTTAACTTGAGGAATCTCCTTACTCCTAAGGACAAGTCTTTACTTCTAACATGAAAATAAACTGAATGAGCTCCAATGCACAAAAAATCCCTGTGAGAAAAATCACTTTCTATGTAAGTGCAGCTTACTCATCTGAATACTGTACACAGAATTCCTCTTTCCTAAAGCTTCATATGTATAAGTTCCGTGTTATAATGTGTagacatttaaaaattatcactGGTGCCACTCTCATATTATGTATGAGCATCTACAGAATTCAGCTTACAATATCTAATAAATCAGAAAATTTGAGGAGAAAACCCCATTTCAGCCACaaaatttatgcaaaatgtACTCATTAACGGAGTTAATCAGTCAAAATGAATTTGCATACACCCACAAACAaagattatatcaacttttatatatgattttgcatGTTGCCAAAGATGACATACCGTAAGCATTTCCCATATGATTTGTGTCTTGAAAACCAATTGTGACAACTAGACTGAGAATCATAATGATCCAGTTTAGCTCTGGAATATATATCTGACCAGGAACCCATCTCCTTGTGCGTACAATCTTGACACGAGGGAAACATCCAAAAGCAGCACACTCTTTGACAATGGAGAATGTGGCTGAGATAACTGCCTGACTGGCAACAGTTGCTGTCAAAGTTGCTAGAACAAAAACTGGCCAAAAGAAGGGATCTACAAACATGGAAAGAACAATCTGTTAAATGACATAATAAACAAGGAAAGAACATTTGGTAAATGGCATAATAAATAAGGTTTTAGGGGACTAAAAAATGACTGCAAGAAACACTATTGTatggtaaattttaattctaatgATAAAGGATAAAAACACAAATGTGAATGGCATACATTCACCTAAAGTACTCATGGCAATACAAAGCATCTGATGTATCAAATCCAACATCAAACTACAATTAAATTTAAGTTGACAAGAAAGTGAGAGTGAAAAATCAGGAAATGACTACCAACCATACCAAATTATTGGCCCAGAGTATGTGCTAATTGCACATCTATTACTTTTTACATCTACAGAAGCTTACCAGGAACAGAAGCATAGAAGCTCTTATGCGCTGcggataaattttttgaaagaaatgcAGCTTGCCCCATGTATTGAAGTACTAGACATGGATAAATGATGAAAGAAAATGCAACCTGCACATACCCAGGAACTAGTGTTTCAGTGATAGCAATGTAACAGATATatgagataaaagaaaaaatcaaaacccaCTTCAACTGCAGATTCAAGTGAATGAACCAAAAGATCTTGAGGCAAGGTGATGCTGAAAGGTAAATTCAAACATAGACTTTTTTCATACAAAAATGTTTAGGCACTAAACAACTTCTGATGAAGCCAACCATGATAGCTCATGGGAAAAACCTAAAGCTACATAAAAGCCTTGATTCTCCTCTCCACCCCttaagaagaaaggaaagaataaCTACAGGTAGCACGTATTAAGCCCATTAGTTGATCTGCCACTGAGATTCTTTAACAGAGATTTATAGAATTAAATATATTGTAAACAGAAATGGAAGGATATAAGATTGTCTGTCAGATGTTAAAGCTTTGGGTTGTCAAGCAAAAGCATGCGCTTTCAATTCTGGAGAACAGCAACTCCAATAAAAAATTGGTGAGGGTTAGGACCATATCTCCTCCAGATCCAGCATTCCAGGCCCAAGATTAAAGGGACCACCATGGTATAATAGTCTTACAAAGGATTTCACAATCACAAGTTAATCTTTATAGTTTCAATGTCAATCTAGATAGATTCCCTGATATGTAAAGAACTCCTtatcacacacatatatatatatatatattaacagttCGTCTATGGTGtagacggtcctcatgcggaccatagtattgatgacagtttttcataatattggtgacgattttcgaaaaaaccgtcgttaatactatgaaaaaccgtcactaatattgcggtcctcatgcggaccgtcctcactatagaatttccatatatattaaTACCTTTATGATGTAGGATAggtggggaaggaaaaaaaattgaaaattaaaagataggctctaataacattaggaaactaaaataataagaagcctaattaaataaggaaaccAAAGAATAAAGCTTCCTATAAACttaaggaaactaaaataataataagaaacctaataaacataataatattaaaaccttaaatatcaaataaatataataacattaaaattctaaaaatcataaaaccctAATAATTATAATCCTATGTAGCCTCCATCGTTCTACATCACTTTATTACGACAATTACCAGAATGCAGCTTTGCAGCAATGATTCATACCTCAATCTCAGTTATAGAATATGTTCACCGTCAATACAAATTAAATCACATCATCCAGTATATTCAATCTTGCTAATAGAATCCCATTTTTCAAGTGTTACCACCATATGAATGAGGTGAATGAAAAACATCATCAGTTGAAGAGGAACTCCCCATGGGGACTACAAGTTTCATTATTTAATGGCAGTATAACGACGATCCAGAAAAGGTTTGATATAAAATCCTTTTTTCATGTCACAATCAGAAATTCCAAAGCAACAGTCAGACAAAAGCATCAAAAGTTCAAAAGGTTTTGATACTCAAGTATCAA comes from Ziziphus jujuba cultivar Dongzao chromosome 6, ASM3175591v1 and encodes:
- the LOC107430233 gene encoding uncharacterized protein LOC107430233 gives rise to the protein MLSSTCSHSLLPPRFHKTRVSSRHGPLYPVTRSFRIFESHSRTSNKEWNKISCFRNEDFSSRTQKSEYVEHFVPDEVESECKSSNTVKKDLKSILREVADAVSRAIGSRWTVPWTAETIMQVMLLWVAAFWFIGSWMVPFAAHIAGFSWESLTFRGQALLSLVTDVTEGVAGIMILHRCLSRFRPLPSDWFRFSLKGNWQFDVILGCLMFPLVNRLSQFNLNLLPLLPSTPVTISSVEQSILARDPVAMALYAAVVSICAPVWEEVVFRGFLLPSLTKYMPVWCAILVSSIVFALAHFNVQRMLPLIFLGIVMGAVFARSRNLLPSMLLHSLWNGFVFLDLMK
- the LOC107430231 gene encoding potassium transporter 3 isoform X3, producing MVISVGVLAPAISVFASIEGLEVRAKNVHSGVVVIISCTLLVFVYFLQHRGSHKLAILFTPIVILWLLAIASIGIFNIIKWNPGVYQALSPYYIYNFFKVTGKDGWIALGGILLCLAGAEAMFAHLGHFTATSIRVAFSFIIYPCLVLQYMGQAAFLSKNLSAAHKSFYASVPDPFFWPVFVLATLTATVASQAVISATFSIVKECAAFGCFPRVKIVRTRRWVPGQIYIPELNWIIMILSLVVTIGFQDTNHMGNAYGVAYMTVTITSTLLASLVINLVWQKSLIVALLFIILFGSVEIISLASFFMRIAKGGWIPLVISGVYFVIMYVWHYGARKKYLYDLHNKVSMRWILTLGSSLGIIRVPGIGLIYTELSSGVPATFTHFLTNLPAFYQVVVFVCIKTVPVPHVPHKERYLIGRIGPKSYRLYRCIIRNGYKDTSRHGDDFENDLVMSLAEFIQMEAEGSRTGDGAGDGRMAVVKSSEKFGTRLAMSETSGPGESSGSNPSTTVGNCKSAALRNLQAMYEQESPRLNHRRHCKFELPDTKYSDSQVKNELLELVEAKRAGITYVIGHSHIKAKLNSPFLKKFAINMAYSFLRKNCRSPSVTLNIPRICLIKVGMNYYV
- the LOC107430231 gene encoding potassium transporter 3 isoform X2; this translates as MVERKVQWKDVPLLVYQSLGLVFGNLCIAPLFVYKNTFTGRLGRYRSEDTVFGAFSVIFWTITFLALFKYVVFMLRIDDNGQGGLMALYSLLCRNAKFSLLPNQQAADEELSTYHYPGHSNRNTPTTLLRRFIERQKYAKTGLLLLVLLGACMVISVGVLAPAISVFASIEGLEVRAKNVHSGVVVIISCTLLVFVYFLQHRGSHKLAILFTPIVILWLLAIASIGIFNIIKWNPGVYQALSPYYIYNFFKVTGKDGWIALGGILLCLAGAEAMFAHLGHFTATSIRVAFSFIIYPCLVLQYMGQAAFLSKNLSAAHKSFYASVPDPFFWPVFVLATLTATVASQAVISATFSIVKECAAFGCFPRVKIVRTRRWVPGQIYIPELNWIIMILSLVVTIGFQDTNHMGNAYGVAYMTVTITSTLLASLVINLVWQKSLIVALLFIILFGSVEIISLASFFMRIAKGGWIPLVISGVYFVIMYVWHYGARKKYLYDLHNKVSMRWILTLGSSLGIIRVPGIGLIYTELSSGVPATFTHFLTNLPAFYQVVVFVCIKTVPVPHVPHKERYLIGRIGPKSYRLYRCIIRNGYKDTSRHGDDFENDLVMSLAEFIQMEAEGSRTGDGAGDGRMAVVKSSEKFGTRLAMSETSGPGESSGSNPSTTVGNCKSAALRNLQAMYEQESPRLNHRRHCKFELPDTKYSDSQVKNELLELVEAKRAGITYVIGHSHIKAKLNSPFLKKFAINMAYSFLRKNCRSPSVTLNIPRICLIKVGMNYYV